In Pseudoliparis swirei isolate HS2019 ecotype Mariana Trench chromosome 11, NWPU_hadal_v1, whole genome shotgun sequence, a genomic segment contains:
- the gsc gene encoding homeobox protein goosecoid: MPAGMFSIDSILSGRPTCKEPLLLHRSGPVVLSAGLSDSIYTDYNGLYSAACGPSPPGVQSVNRTRIGYNGYYYGQLHVQGTGGAPPCCGSVAGLGPQQCPCIPAGYDSPGSVLLSPVPHQLMSYMNMGSLSRTELQLLNQLHCRRKRRHRTIFTDEQLEALEGLFQETKYPDVGTREQLARKVHLREEKVEVWFKNRRAKWRRQKRSSSEESENSQKWNKTAKVCAEKREEEEEEEEEGAKSEVDSDS; encoded by the exons ATGCCCGCCGGGATGTTCAGCATCGACAGCATCCTGTCCGGCCGGCCGACGTGCAAGgagccgctgctgctgcaccgGAGCGGCCCGGTGGTGCTGTCCGCCGGCCTCTCGGACTCTATCTACACCGACTACAACGGACTGTACTCGGCCGCATGCGGGCCTTCTCCCCCCGGCGTCCAGTCGGTGAACAGGACCCGGATCGGATATAACGGCTACTACTACGGACAGCTGCACGTGCAGGGCACCGGAGGGGCGCCGCCGTGCTGCGGCTCGGTGGCCGGCCTCGGCCCGCAGCAGTGCCCCTGCATCCCCGCAG GCTACGACAGCCCGGGCTCGGTGCTGCTGTCCCCGGTGCCGCACCAGTTGATGTCCTACATGAACATGGGCAGCCTGTCGCGCACCGAGCTGCAGCTCCTCAACCAGCTGCACTGCCGCCGGAAGCGGCGCCACCGCACCATCTTCACGGACGAGCAGCTCGAGGCCCTGGAGGGCCTCTTCCAGGAGACCAAGTACCCGGATGTCGGCACCCGCGAGCAGCTGGCCCGCAAGGTCCACCTCCgggaggagaaggtggag GTGTGGTTCAAGAACCGGCGCGCCAAGTGGCGGCGGCAGAAGcgctcctcctccgaggagtCGGAGAACTCTCAGAAATGGAACAAAACGGCCAAAGTGTGCGCGGAGAagcgcgaggaggaggaagaggaggaggaggagggcgcgaAGAGCGAGGTGGACTCGGACAGCTGA